The Mauremys reevesii isolate NIE-2019 linkage group 22, ASM1616193v1, whole genome shotgun sequence genomic interval gctggtggagtggagcggctcgtggtgaaggctgcagcagaaccccatggagaggcggggcagtcagcctcaggccacgtaaggtgccccttaacacctgacgtgccccctttctccctccatCTCCACCCAAGCTGGAGCAGTAAAACTCTGCAGAACTTTTGAATTCTGGGGCTGCACCGActagggacagagacttttgggttcttggacttttgggactttgggtgatttttgggttgctggactcaagaaccaaagggaaaggacatggcccaatttggtggggtgggtcttttgctcatggtttgtgttagtaatcctgtttgtggtgtttcccccaacataatgccacattgtttccctcctttattaaaaggattttgctacactcagactccgtgcttgtgagaggggaagaattgcctcttagaggcgcctgGGCCGTTGAAGGACATTTAACAGTGCCGCCAAGTCATGGTGCCCCCAGCGTTACCCAGCGCTGTGTGAGAACGGAAGGGCGATGGTGCAACCATCACACCTGGAAcctggctcctagccccctgctctaaccactagaacccactcccttcccagagctgggaacagaccccaTGACCCCCAGCTCTCTGCTGCTCTCTAGCCAATGACATATAAACAAAGCCTGTGTCACATCCCTCTCTAGGGGCCTGCAGGGACCTTAAAAGTCCCTGGGTCTCTCCCGGCTGGTGACCAGTTGGGTGCCTGGGATGGAATTTCTCTTTCTCTGATCTTCTTTTGAACCTGGTTGATTTAATTCACGTGCCAAGAAAAGCCCCTTAGAACCAGGTGTTACAGTGTAAAGCCATCACCGCTCAGCTATGGCGCAAGGGGCAGGAAATCTGTGCGTCCCCCATTGCACGCGCTCCTCACACGATGCCATGGTTTGTGTTGCACGTGGATAGGTTTGCAGGCTGAGCGGGAAGGCTGCAGAGTCAAATCCTCCAGCACCAGGAAATGCCACAGTTAAGGTTTCCcaaacacccttaactctgcccccttgtgcacatgcattcTGATGCCATTCTTTAATTTTGTGATCACATACTAATTTTACCTTCATGGGTCATCAGCAATGTTTGAACCCAGAATGTAAGAAATAACAGATTGGGGTGGGATCTGCATGGAAATCGTGGTCAGTCAAAGACTGAAGACCAGACCCTGTGgtctcctggccccagcctggtgcAACTTTCCCCAGACTGCAGGGaaagctgtccctcctccccacagagaCAAGAACAAGCTCTGAGCTGCATGAAGCTTGGCCAGGGCTGACAGTCCCAGGGTTGGGTTTTGCAGGGACCTCAGTTTACTTTGACCGCACTAAATTTCAACTGCAGACTAGAGACAAGGTGTGATGGATGCAGGCAGACATGAGACTCTGTGGACTTCCTGTAGCTGGAGCTACCAGCTGAGTTACTTATTTGGGGCTCGGTGGAGCTGGTCTCCAGGGCGTTGGTGTCAGCACTCAGGGCCCCATCATGGCATCTGCTATCACCGTCCTTTTCCTCCGTGAGTATCAGAGAAAACCAGGGCATGTGCCCACGGGGGTGAGGGGATCTGAGACAAGGGCatgtgcgggggggcgggggaattgTAAAGCCAGCTGCTTACTTTGACCGCAGTAGATTACACCTGGAGATTAGAGACAAGGTGTGGTGGACACAGGAAGAGACGAGACATCGTTAATTTCCTGTAGCTGGAGCCACCAGCTTAGTTCCTTATTTGGGGCTCGGTGGAGCTGGGCACCGGGGTGTTAGTGGCAGCGCTGAggggcccctcgctgcccccgTCATGGCATCTGCTCTCACTATCCTCCTCCTTGGTGAGTATCAGAGACAGCCAGGGTGTGTGCCCATGGGGGCTGGGATCTGAGACCAGGATGTGTGCCCATGGGGGGCGGGTGGAGGTGGGGATCTGAGACCAGGACGTAGGATCCAGTTGCTCTGGGATCTGGTCACTAACGAGCTGTCTcccctccaggctgctggctggccgggcacagctgggtgtggggaggtgagTATCAGTCTGTGGGGAGGACGATAACATCAAGGACGGGGGAGGGGatgcatggggtggggaaaagaggaactGAGCCCTGGACCTTCCTCAAAACTCAACCCAAACTCCCCCTGTGAGCTCAGACCCGGCCCCGTTCTTctgtgaccccccaccccccaccaccacactccCCGGAGTAACTGGGAGCTGAAtctggctcccagggtctgacgaAGCAGCTGGGAACCGTCCCCTGGTTCAATGTCCTGCCCCCGACAGGCTGTGAggatcggggggtggggggggggaatgtggaTTTATTTCAGCTCATGCAAACGCTAACAGCACCTGTCCATGGGCTCTAGATCCCCTCAGGGAACCAAAATGTCCACGTTCAGTGCTGCCATGGGCAGAACCCTCCAGATCCATCCCCAAAAGCTGCCTTCTGTGCACTCACAGCCCCCCGTTCCCAAGGCCTGGGGAAAGGTGGGTCTTGTGCAATCCCTGCGGGTCACAGACTCTATTTCccaccccggggtggggggcagagctgcaggggcccATGGCTCAGgcttcctggctggcctcaggtggggCCGTGGGGGGGCAATTGATCTCTCATGCAGCTGGGCCCTGAGCTAGGTCTGggtgaaccccctgcccccgagccccatGGGCAGGCAGTGCCAACCCTGGTAGGGGACAGACTCCTAGAGAGGCCGAATGACGGATGGACTGAAATGGGGCGggaggagtggtggtggtggggggaaggtgggggggggctgtgtctcCCCTGTTTAACTCCTGTCTCCTGTTGAAAGCAGGGCGTGAATTTCTCAAACCCACCATCTgggtgagccccagcagggtggtggCGCTCGGGGGAAACGTCACCATCCGCTGTGAGGGTCGGTACCTGGGCGTGGAGTTCGTTCTGCGTAGAGCTGGACACCTGAACCCGCAGGTGCGGACGGTGCCTGATGGGCCCGTGGCTGAATTTCCCATCCCCAGTGTCGGCCGGGAAGATGGAGGGAGCTACACCTGCGAGTATCACTCCATAACGGAACCGAGTCGCTGGTCGTATCTCAGCGACCTCGTCGAGATCATTGTAGCTGGTGAGGGGCTCGGCTCAgtgtcccggctcccagccccacagccagccagaCCCACAGGGGGTCTCTGCACCGATGGGactctcagagccaggctctgccctgggcccagcagaggggacgcccggctggggagtggggatggagtcactgggtgttccccagccaggggagaaCAGCAGCCACTGCAGATttggagctgagggagggggatcCCTGCAcccaggggagctgcagagcgggggggggggggaggggctttccCAGGCCACACAGCGGTTACGGGGTGATGGGTGGAGCTGAAGGTTATAAACCTCAGTGTATAGTAGAGACTTGCACAGTCCCCTACAAGTCAGTGGTGGTGCTGTGCacagaaccctggagtcctggcccccatcctccctgctcttcccactagacccaactcccctcccagagccagggagagaacccaggagtcctggctcccagccctcccagcagagaagccagggagcGAATGGACCCTGGAGACTGACCTGGCCTGTCACCcaccggggagcagagctctgggccccaggggctggggttgcTCCTTGTCTCAtgctgtgagcccagggctgaggggagactctggcccctgtggaaagggatccaggAGCCCGTCCCCAGGGCCGCCGGGTCTGACCCACCACTGAGGCTGCGTGGTGAGAACGGGCCCCAGGACTGAGTGACGGGGCctgtgtctcacggcctgtctgcttccctctgcagagcccagctaccccaaacccagcatctccctcagccccagtgggggggtctccctgggggGAGCCGTGACTGTCCGGTGTCGGGGGCAGCACCAGGGCGTGCGGTTCGTGCTGAATAAAGAGCGACGCCATTTCCCACCTGTGGATTCGGACGGGTTGGAGGTTGTGTTTCCCATCAGCGACGTGAGCCGGGAGGACGgcgggagctacagctgctcctATCACAGCAGATCGGAGCCGTTCGCCGTGTCATAccccagcgaccccgtggagctggtggtgagaggtgagggaCCCGGCTCGgcgtccccgttcccagccccacccccagccagaccctcacggGGGCTCGGTGCCaatgggacgctcagagccaggctctgccctgagccctgacccagcagaggggacgcccggccggggaggggggatggagtcactggggggttccccagccaggggggagcagcagcccctggagactcagggcagggaggcGACTTTAACGCTGCCCCTTGTGCGTAGGAACCGGGAGTCGCTATTTAATCCCGTGATCCCATCTCCTCTGTTCTCCAGGCCCCGGCGCAGGCAGTGCTCTGGCTGgagctgaatgaggcaggggctgcaggagaatcAGTGGCTTGGTGGACACGGCGctgagctgggacccaggagatctggtcCAGCTCCTGGTGCggccacagactctgtgtgatgGGAGCACGTTGCAG includes:
- the LOC120388462 gene encoding leukocyte immunoglobulin-like receptor subfamily B member 3, which translates into the protein MASAITVLFLRVVVVGGRWGGAVSPLFNSCLLLKAGREFLKPTIWVSPSRVVALGGNVTIRCEGRYLGVEFVLRRAGHLNPQVRTVPDGPVAEFPIPSVGREDGGSYTCEYHSITEPSRWSYLSDLVEIIVAEPSYPKPSISLSPSGGVSLGGAVTVRCRGQHQGVRFVLNKERRHFPPVDSDGLEVVFPISDVSREDGGSYSCSYHSRSEPFAVSYPSDPVELVVRDPSLPRPSICLSPTGVIALGADVTIRCQGQSRDVRFFLHKAGDLNPQRHMDPAGAGAEFRIPSVSQQHGGSYSCSYRPRSQPFVSSYLSSSSVQLVVAGGSESPAPPGLTSPIIAGVSAAATILLLILLLLVAFVCFRKTRAKAAASQHQASEGPWITSRRKRSRIETEQPQEPDPGADGLTYAELDGRALRAKWGAWALAPEPVLYAAISVSRVAPQ